In one Catenovulum adriaticum genomic region, the following are encoded:
- a CDS encoding Grx4 family monothiol glutaredoxin, whose protein sequence is METLDKIKQQISENPILVFMKGSPKLPSCGFSAQTAQALMSCGEPFAYVDILQNQDIRAELPKYANWPTFPQLWIEGELIGGCDIILEMFQKGELQSLIKETAAKHKPVESDSES, encoded by the coding sequence ATGGAAACTTTAGATAAAATTAAACAGCAGATCAGTGAAAACCCGATTTTGGTATTTATGAAAGGTAGCCCTAAGTTACCTAGCTGTGGTTTTTCAGCGCAAACAGCACAAGCTTTAATGAGCTGTGGCGAACCATTCGCATACGTAGATATTTTACAAAACCAAGATATTCGCGCTGAATTACCTAAATACGCTAACTGGCCAACTTTTCCACAATTATGGATTGAAGGTGAGCTAATTGGCGGTTGCGACATTATCTTAGAAATGTTTCAAAAAGGCGAATTACAGTCATTAATCAAAGAGACTGCAGCTAAACACAAACCAGTAGAGTCAGATAGCGAAAGCTAA